In Methanocaldococcus sp. FS406-22, the genomic stretch TCTGGTGGGATGGGTTGTATAAATGCCTCTGTAAATGAGATTATAAATATCCCGAGATAACCATAATTCATTACAAGGTTTTCAGCTATTGTATATAAATCCATAAACATCACCTAATTTATATTTTGGTATGTAACTATTTTAATACTATCGGCTCCCATGTCTCTATAAACCTATCAATAATCTTATCAAGAAAGCTTTCTTTATATGTTATCAAAATATCAACAATCTTTTCAGGGTTTTTGATTTTAAACAAACTTTCCCGTCCTATTTTTTCTTTCTCAACAATCCCTGCATTAATTAAATTATTTAAGTGCCAAGATACGGTTGATGGTGATAGATTTAAGTCTTTTGCAATGTCTTTGTTATTAGCAGATTCTTTGCTTAATAGGTATAAAATAATATGTCTTGA encodes the following:
- a CDS encoding winged helix-turn-helix transcriptional regulator; amino-acid sequence: MELELELRRKIYNLIKKHPGIHFRELERKLNIATGNLQYHLQYLEKKNLIKSENDGGYVRYFPKDCKLDENGKKIMSFLRRKTSRHIILYLLSKESANNKDIAKDLNLSPSTVSWHLNNLINAGIVEKEKIGRESLFKIKNPEKIVDILITYKESFLDKIIDRFIETWEPIVLK